The sequence AGTCTTTGTCTTAAAACAGGAACTACAGAATTTTTCCATTCATAGAAATCTCCTGCCAATATATGTTCTCTCGCAACTTTTACCAAATCTAAGTAAAAAGCCAGATTATGGATAGAAGCAATCTGCTTTCCTAAATATTCTTTCGAAACGAATAAATGACGCACATACGCTTTAGAATATTCTCTATCTACAAAACTTGTCCCAAACTCATCCAGCGGCGAAAAATCTTTTTTCCATCTTTCGTTTTTAAGATTCATGACGCCTTGCCAAGTGAAAAGCATTCCGTTTCTGGCATTTCTTGTCGGCATCACACAATCCATCATATCAATCCCTAAACCGATAGATTCCAGAATATTCCACGGAGTTCCTACTCCCATCAAGTATCTTGGTTTATCTTTAGGTAAAATATCGGTCACCTCATCGGTGATTCTGTATAATTCATCTTCCGGCTCACCAACAGAAAGACCGCCGATGGCATTTCCTTCCGCACCTGCTTCTGCAATAACTTCCGCCGAAATTTTTCTTAAATCTGAATAGGTAGATCCTTGAACAATTGGGAAGAACCTTTGTTTATATCCGTATAATTCAGGATTTTTTTCATTCCAATCCATGCATCTTTTTAACCAACGGTGGGTCATATCCATAGATTTTTTCACCTGATTGTAATGTGCAGGATATGCAACACATTCGTCAAAAGCCATGAAAATATCTGCACCAATCTGTCTCTGGATTTCCATAGATTTTTCTGGAGTAAACAAATGCACGCTTCCGTCAATATGAGATTTAAATTTCACCCCTTCTTCAGACATTTTTCTCGTCCCTGAAAGTGAAAAAACCTGAAAACCACCGGAATCGGTAAGAATCGGAAGATCCCAATTCATAAATTTATGCAAACCTCCAGCTTCCTCCATCACTTCCATACCCGGACGAAGGTATAAATGATAGGTATTTCCCAAAATAATCTGAGCTTTAATATCATCTCTAAGTTCTCTCTGATGTACGGTTTTCACACTTGCAACAGTTCCTACCGGCATAAAAATCGGAGTTTGCACAACCCCGTGGTCTGTTACCAATTCTCCTGCTCTAGCCTTTCCCTGTGAAGTTTTTTCTATCTTAAAAAATTGCTGCATATTTTATCTTACTAATTTGGGAAGATTTGTGTCGGGTTTAGATTTTTTCTCCACAAAACCTTTTGCTTTCGGGTCTTTCTCTAAAAGAATGACTTGTGCATTATCCACAATTTTATTCATTTTTCCTGTTGCTACATAATATTTATAGCTTTCAACAAAATCGTCAGCCTTTACATTATGCGTTTTAAGGATATATCTCGTTCCGCTTTCTAAATTTTTGCCTTGAAATGTATTGGTAACCTGATCATTTATTGCCAAATCTGCCATAATCTCAGACATTGTACTTTTATCAAGAAGATTTTTAGGCTTGTCAACATATTCGCTGCAAGAAACCAAAAACACAAACATCAAAAGCGCGCTTAGTCTTTTCATAATTTATTGATTATTGATTTCCATTTTAAATTTAAAACACCAAACACCGCTTCATGAATGATGCCACCGTTCATTTTACTTTCACCCAATTCTCTGTTGGTGAAAATAATCGGGACTTCTACGATTTTAAAACCTTTCTTAAAAGTTCTGAATTTCATTTCAATCTGAAAACCGTATCCTTTTAATTTCACATTATCTAAACCGATTTCTTCTAAAACTTTTCTAGAAAAGCAAACGAAACCAGCTGTAGTGTCATGAATGGAAAGTCCGAGAATAAATCTCACATATTTTGAAGCAAAATAAGACAACAAAACCCTTCCCATCGGCCAATTGACCACATTCACACCTTTCGAATAACGAGATCCAACTGCCATATCGGCATTTAAGCAAGCATCAAAAAGTTTAGGTAAATCATTCGGATTGTGAGAAAAATCGGCATCCATCTCAAAAATGTAGTCGTAATTGTTTTGCAATGCCCATTTAAAACCATGAATGTAGGCTTTTCCTAATCCATCTTTAATATGTCTTATCGATAAATGAAGGGTATGCGGGAATTTTTTCTGTAATTCTTTAACGATGTCTGCCGTTTTGTCGGGCGAAGAATCGTCTACAACCAAAACATGAAACCCTTGTTCCAATGCAAAAACAGCAGAAATTATCTTTTCGATATTCTCCTTTTCGTTGTATGTTGGAATGATGACGAGTTTTTTCATTTCAATTGGCAAAGATAAGTTATTTAAGCTTTTTATTTTATACAAAATAATCTATAATTTTGCAAAAAATTATCCGTTGCCACAATCTCAAGATTTTACCAACCAAATAAGAATACCCGAAAATAATGATTGGGTAGTTTTTATACTTATAGGATGCCTTTTCTTATATATTTTTATGATGAATGTCATAGAACGGGAAGCCAATCTCAAAGATTTTCTTCTTCAGAAATACTTTGACTCGAGCAATAACCTGCCAAGCTGGATTATCACTTCGTGTGTAATTACATTAGGTTTAGCCGTTTTAATATCTCAATATGTTCCGGTAGTCCCGGAATATGCAGCAAAACTGAAAGTTTTTGGATATCAAATGAATAAATTTGGATATTGTCTGGCTGCAGTTTCATTATTTTATTTTCTTCGAACGGCACTTGGGTTTTTATTTTACCAAAGCATAGGTGACGGAAAAAAATGGACTATTTTTTATTTTACCTCCACTAAATTTCACTTCATTCTTTCAATTTTGGTAATAATCTTGTGTATAACCCACTATTATTTCCCAATTGATAGAAATGAAGCGTTTTTATACTATTTTTTCTTTTTTATGTTTGTCTTTGTGTTTAAGGTATTTTTCTATTTATTTCACAGGAACAACATCTTACCTCAAAAATGGTATTATAAATTTTTGTATATTTGCACGCTCCAAATAACACCTTTATTGTTGCTTTGGAAGTTATTATTTATTTAATAGATACATGATGAGAATAAAGTCTATATTGGTTTCTCAACCATCACCTAGTGAGTCTTCTCCATATTTGGAAATTGCAAAGAAGGAAAAAATAAAGATTGATTTCCGTCCTTTCATCCATGTTGCGGGGGTTGACAACAAAGAACTTAGAACACAGAAAATAGATTTAACGCAGTATACCGGTATTATTTTTACCAGTAAAAATGCGATCGATCATTATTTTAGGTTAGCAGAAGAATTGAGATTTTCTGTTCCTGATACCATGAGATATATCTGCCAGTCTGAAGCGATTGCTAACTATCTTCAAAAACATATCGTTTACAGAAAGAGAAAAATCAG comes from Chryseobacterium sp. 3008163 and encodes:
- the tgt gene encoding tRNA guanosine(34) transglycosylase Tgt, producing MQQFFKIEKTSQGKARAGELVTDHGVVQTPIFMPVGTVASVKTVHQRELRDDIKAQIILGNTYHLYLRPGMEVMEEAGGLHKFMNWDLPILTDSGGFQVFSLSGTRKMSEEGVKFKSHIDGSVHLFTPEKSMEIQRQIGADIFMAFDECVAYPAHYNQVKKSMDMTHRWLKRCMDWNEKNPELYGYKQRFFPIVQGSTYSDLRKISAEVIAEAGAEGNAIGGLSVGEPEDELYRITDEVTDILPKDKPRYLMGVGTPWNILESIGLGIDMMDCVMPTRNARNGMLFTWQGVMNLKNERWKKDFSPLDEFGTSFVDREYSKAYVRHLFVSKEYLGKQIASIHNLAFYLDLVKVAREHILAGDFYEWKNSVVPVLRQRL
- a CDS encoding DUF4296 domain-containing protein, which produces MKRLSALLMFVFLVSCSEYVDKPKNLLDKSTMSEIMADLAINDQVTNTFQGKNLESGTRYILKTHNVKADDFVESYKYYVATGKMNKIVDNAQVILLEKDPKAKGFVEKKSKPDTNLPKLVR
- a CDS encoding polyprenol monophosphomannose synthase; the encoded protein is MKKLVIIPTYNEKENIEKIISAVFALEQGFHVLVVDDSSPDKTADIVKELQKKFPHTLHLSIRHIKDGLGKAYIHGFKWALQNNYDYIFEMDADFSHNPNDLPKLFDACLNADMAVGSRYSKGVNVVNWPMGRVLLSYFASKYVRFILGLSIHDTTAGFVCFSRKVLEEIGLDNVKLKGYGFQIEMKFRTFKKGFKIVEVPIIFTNRELGESKMNGGIIHEAVFGVLNLKWKSIINKL
- a CDS encoding DUF4271 domain-containing protein codes for the protein MNVIEREANLKDFLLQKYFDSSNNLPSWIITSCVITLGLAVLISQYVPVVPEYAAKLKVFGYQMNKFGYCLAAVSLFYFLRTALGFLFYQSIGDGKKWTIFYFTSTKFHFILSILVIILCITHYYFPIDRNEAFLYYFFFFMFVFVFKVFFYLFHRNNILPQKWYYKFLYICTLQITPLLLLWKLLFI